The bacterium sequence CTTGTAGAGCTCCGCAACGAGATCGAGCCTCATTTCGAGGAGCTTCTTTTTGAACTTCTCCAGTTTTTTCGCGTCCATGAACGGTTTCCCTTGATAACGGATTTCACAGGAAATCCGTTATTTGTGGTAAGGCTCTCCCCTGATGATGGTCATCGCCCGGTAGAGCTGCTCCATCAAAAGGAGCCTCGCCATCTGATGAGGAAGGGTCAGGGCTGAAAGCGACAGGACCAATCCGGAATCTTCGACTGCGCCCGACGCCAGTCCGTGGGGGCCACCGATGATGAAGCTGGCCAGGTCCTGACCGGTGACCATGGCATTTTCCAGCCAACCGGCCAGCTTCTCCGAAGACATGGCCCGGCCGGTCCGGTCCAGGGCCACCCTCGCGGATGCCTTCATGTGGTCCTTCCTCAGCTTTGAATAAGCCTCCTCCAGATCCCGCGGGTTGCCCGACCGCTCCTTGGCGGCTTCGATGACCCTGATCGGGAGGTAATGCCGGATACGTCCAGCATACTCATCGACACCGTCTTTGTAGAAAGGCTCCCGGATCTTTCCAATCCCGAGGACCTGGAGCTTCAAGGTGTTTCTTTGTCCCCGGGATCATCCAGATCCAGCCTGGGGGCGTCGATCCAGAGCCTTTCTATATCATAATACTCGCGGACCGGCTCAAGGAAAACGTGAACCACGACCTCGCCGTAGTCCAGGAGTACCCATTTTCCATCCCGGAGCCCCTCTTCCCCCATGGCCCTTATCCCGACAGCCTTGAAAGCCTCCACAACGTTTTCCGCCACGGCCTGTACGTGGCGGTTTGAAGTGCCGGTGAGGATCACGAAAAATTCCGCTACCGAGGAGAGCTCCCTGAGATCCAGAACGAGTGGATCGAGAGCTTTCTTGTCCAGTGCCGCCCCAGCGGCCAAACGGGCCATATCAATAGAATTCAAACCGTTGTCATCCCTTTGTTAATCGCCTAAGTCCGGGTGGGACTTCGGCTCAACGGAAACCGAAAAGCGGGGTTTCCGGTTTCCTCACGGATCGAAGACCTGTGGTCCATCTTCGATCCGGGCGCCTCTCACAGGCGCGATGGTTATTGATCCGGGCGCCCCGCGCGGGACGCGTTGACTGCTTCCAT is a genomic window containing:
- a CDS encoding 23S rRNA (pseudouridine(1915)-N(3))-methyltransferase RlmH, whose translation is MKLQVLGIGKIREPFYKDGVDEYAGRIRHYLPIRVIEAAKERSGNPRDLEEAYSKLRKDHMKASARVALDRTGRAMSSEKLAGWLENAMVTGQDLASFIIGGPHGLASGAVEDSGLVLSLSALTLPHQMARLLLMEQLYRAMTIIRGEPYHK
- the rsfS gene encoding ribosome silencing factor, with the protein product MNSIDMARLAAGAALDKKALDPLVLDLRELSSVAEFFVILTGTSNRHVQAVAENVVEAFKAVGIRAMGEEGLRDGKWVLLDYGEVVVHVFLEPVREYYDIERLWIDAPRLDLDDPGDKETP